The stretch of DNA accttggccagctcTTCTAGATAGATTTCCAGCACGTGGTACCGAATACTGTCGGGGATCTTGGGGTTTTCGGGGTTGAGAGGGATCTTGCTCATCACCTCATTGTGTCGCTCGATCCAGGTCTCGTCCCagtcctccttggcaagTCGCTGGAAGGCGAAGCCCACGTACCGTCTAAGCAGCAGGTAAAACTTGTCGATTCGGTGCTTGTCTAGCGCGAGCCACTCGGCGCTCATAATCTTCCAGAAAGAAGCCAGGAATGTGAAGTAGTTGGTCTCGTGgacaaccagcagcagagaagCCATGTCGTCGGCCAGACGCTGCTGTGTTCGAGGTCGGTCGCTGAACcacatggagaagaacagACCCTTCCACAGCTTAAGCAGTTCGAGCTCACCAAAGGCCTTGGGGGTTCCCAGGAACCGCTTGAGCGAGTTGAGAGTCTCGTCTCGAGTGGGTCGGTCATTGGcagccagcttcttgatAAACGGGTAAGCATCGGGGCTTCCGAGCTGGATATCATCCGCGGAGTTGTCTTCCTTCTTAGAGTAGGGCTTATCTGCCTTGATGgcggccttcttggaccCCTTTTTCACTTTGCCAGCAGccattgtagttgtagtgtCTTGTGGTGGTTTGGATTGTATGCACCTCTATATTTTTTCAATCACTGCAGCTCGAAATTTTTTAGTGCTGCTTGAGAGAAGCATGAAAAAGGCAAAGTTGCAGGCGACCTCAGTTCGAGTCCCATGGTGGTAGCAGTAAATCACAGCAATAGAGCGGGTATCGAAGGAACGACAAAGTCCTTGCAACACTAGAAGCCTCAAAAAGTGTTATAAATATTAATAGGCCAACTCTTCCTATTTCTCGAGACTATACTACCCCCTTACCCTCAACTAAACCTCAACTAAACCACAACTAAAGTCCCAACTAACCTGTTGTCCCCT from Yarrowia lipolytica chromosome 1D, complete sequence encodes:
- a CDS encoding uncharacterized protein (Compare to YALI0D08668g, similar to Saccharomyces cerevisiae RRP1 (YDR087C); ancestral locus Anc_8.221, similar to uniprot|P35178 Saccharomyces cerevisiae YDR087c RRP1 involved in processing rRNA precursor species); translated protein: MAAGKVKKGSKKAAIKADKPYSKKEDNSADDIQLGSPDAYPFIKKLAANDRPTRDETLNSLKRFLGTPKAFGELELLKLWKGLFFSMWFSDRPRTQQRLADDMASLLLVVHETNYFTFLASFWKIMSAEWLALDKHRIDKFYLLLRRYVGFAFQRLAKEDWDETWIERHNEVMSKIPLNPENPKIPDSIRYHVLEIYLEELAKVVLKDKKEAENEEEEAELVKELFADVPVSELLEAVETLSEETKNSVVQKRCVEDVLENPLLIEWGVAEELEGAGEEDEEDEEDEWAGFV